The Chondrinema litorale genome includes the window TGAAGAAGGAAAATCTTTAATTAGAACTGTAAAAGTAATTGAAGGAGATGCGCCAACTACGCTTTCAGTTAAACTCGCAGAAGGTGACGACATCTTTATGTTAGAAACTGGTGAATACTGTGTGGATAAGAAATATTTTATCCAACTAAACGGAAATCAGTCAGTAAAAGTAAGAACTGCAAATGGTAAGAAAGAGCTTGTCGGACAGTTCACAGCTAATTCTATAAGCTATAAAATTATTTGGTAATGATGACTAGAACGATGAAGCATACATTCATGAAAAAATTAGGAATTATACATTTGATATTGTTTGGTTTGCTATCAGTTGCCTTTGCACAAGACGATAGCAATCCTGAAAGTGAATTTTATAAGATTGTTACTCTTCCGGTAAACGAAGGTATGTTGTTGGAAGTAGGTGGTATGGCTACACTTCCAGATGGCAGAGTTGCTTTGTGCACCAGAAGAGGAGATGTGTATTTGGTAGAAAACGCTACCATGGCAGATGGTGAATTTCCAAAATATAAATTGTTTGCATCTGGTTTACATGAAGCTTTAGGTTTAGCCTATAAAGACAATGCAATCTTTGTTACACAACGTGGTGAGTTAACCAAGTTGAAAGATACCAATGGAGATGACATTGCAGATGTTTACGAAACAGTTTACGACTGGCCACTTTCTGGACACTACCATGAGTATTCTTACGGTCCAAAAATTATGGAAGATGGAAGTATGATGGTAACAGGTAACGTAGCTTTCGGTAACGAAGAATGGTGGCGTGGTGAAAGTAGAGTGCCTTGGAGAGGTTGGGCAATGAAAATTTCTCCTGACGGACAAATGGAGCCATTTGCTACTGGTATGCGTTCTCCTTGTGGTTTAGGAGTTTACGAAGGTGAATTTTTCTATACTGATAACCAAGGTGACTGGATGGGCTCTGGTGGTATTTGGCATGTTAAAAAAGGTGGATTTATGGGACACCCTGCTGGCCTTTCTTGGTCAAAAGAACCTAATTCTCCAATCGATTTAACACCTGAGCAATTCTACGCTAAAATCGATATCAGACAAGAAAAGAAAGATGGTAGATTTATAAAGCCAGCTAATATTCAAGACGAAGAAAATCCTGACTTTTTATTCAAAGCAAAAGAGGAATTTCCTCAAGTTCAATTGCCTTCAGTTTGGTTACCTCATGGTGTTTTAGGTATTTCTAACTCAGAAATTAAAGAGATCAAAACTAACCAATTCGGACCTTTTAAAGGACAATTATTAATTGGAGATCAAGGGCAAAGTAAAATTATGCGTGTAGCTTTAGAGAAAGTAAAAGGAGAATACCAAGGTGTTGCTTTCGATTTCCGTTCTGGTTTTCAGTCTGGTGTATTAAGAATGAGCTGGGGACACGATGGTTCAATCTTCGTAGGTGAAACTAACAGAGGTTGGGGTTCTGCTGGTAATACTAACTCTGGTTTAGAGAGACTAGTTTGGACTGGTAAAGTACCTTTCGAAATGAAAAATATTACTGCAAAACCAGATGGTTTCGAAATCGAATTTACTTATCCGGTAGACAAAAAATCTGCTGAAGATTTAGATTCTTATAATGGTAGAAACTTCACATATAAGTACCATGCTGTTTATGGTAGCCCAACTGTAAACGACGAAGACCTTAAAATTAAAGGTGTAAAAGTTTCGGAAGATGGTAAAAAGGTAAGAGTAGTTGTTGAGAATATGCGTCAGTATTATGTACATCAGATCAATGTAACTGGTGTTACTGCTGGTCATGGTACATTAAACCTGCTACACCCAACTGGTTATTACACTTTAAATAACATTCCAGATGGTGATAAACTTTCTTCTAGTGAGTTAAGCACTTATCGTTCTTCATTAGAAGCTTCAGCTAAAAAAGCTGCTGCTGCTAAAAAAGCACAAGCTGCCGCTGCCGCAAAAGCGAAAGCAAAAAGTGCTGCATCAGCGAAAGCACCAACATTTGCTGAAATTAAGCCATTATTAACTAAGAATACTTGTAATGCTTGTCATTCAGAAGATAAGAAAGTTGTAGGCCCAGCATTTAAAGAAGTGGCAAAAAGAGGATACTCTGATGAAAAAATTGTAGAACTTATTTACAACCCTGAACCAGCTAACTGGCCAGGATATGCCACTCCCATGGCGCCAATGCCGCAAGTGCCAAAAGATGAGGCACTCAAAATAGCGAAGTGGATAAATTCGTTGGATTAATTTTCTAAAAAGGGTATCTCTTAGAGATACCCTTTTTTTTCATAATGATTTTACTGCTATCTTGTAGACGAAATTTTAGACTTTAATTTTTGATATATGATTGTACTAACCGGTGGATATACCAACAAGAAAGGAAATGAAATTGAAGGTGGTATTTACACTTTTGAATTTGATGAGAAAGAAGGTACACTAACTGAAAAAGACCTTTATCCAACCGTAAACCCAAGTTATATTTGTGTTTCAGACGATAACAAATTCCTGTATACTTTCGAAGAAATTGGTATAGATGAGAAACCAAAACTCAAAGCCTTCTCTTTAGATAAAGCAGGTAAACTTACTTTCCTAAATGAAAAAGTAATTCCGGGTGGAGCTCCTTGCCACATCACTTTTTCAAAAGATAAGAAATTCCTTTTAATCGCTTGCTACAGTACTGGAAACGTGTTGGCATTTGCCATAAAAGCAGATGGTACTTTAGGCGAAATGACAGGCTCTGCACAACATAAAGGCAGTAGTGTCAATAAATCTAGACAAGAAGGTCCGCATGCACACATGGTAGCGCTCGATAAAGAAGGCAAAGTCTATGTTTGTGATTTAGGTTTAGACAAAATAAAGGCTTATAGTTTAAGCTCAACAGGTGAGTTAACTCCTTTACCAGATGAAGATATTAAAATTGCAGAAGGTAGTGGACCACGTCACATGGTTTTCCATCCAGATGGTGAACATGGTTTCGTAATAAACGAGCTTACTTCAACTGTATCTCTATTAAAAAAAGAAGGAGGCAAGTTTAAAGTGCTTAAAGATTATTTGGCATTAGATGGTTCTTTTTCTGGCTTACCAACCGCAGCAGCAATTCGTATTTCTAAGAAAGGTAAATATGTTTACTCTTCAGATCGTACGATTCAAGCAATTTCAATTTTTGAGTTTGATGCTGATAATAGTACACTTAAGTTGTTAACTCATGAGGAGACAGGAGGAGAGGCTCCAAGAGATTTTAACATTGCTCCATCAGGAAAATGGTTAATTGCAGCCAACCAAAACACCGATAACATAGTTACATTCAGTAGAGATAAGAAAACTGGCTTACTAAATAGAAAGTCAGAGATAACTGATATTGTAAAACCGACTTCAATTGTATTTATAAAATAGTATTATTCTGATGTATAAAATTGGAGTGAGGCGAATGGAAAAAATAATATGAAAAAAGAGAATAATCTGGCAGTTTTAATTGATGGTGATAATATTCCTTCTAACAATGTGAAGGAAATGATGGAGGAAATTGCCAAATATGGGAATCCAACTATTAAAAGAATTTATGGAGACTGGACTAAACCCCAGCTCTCCAAATGGAAAAAAGTATTGCTCGAAAATGCCATTAACCCCGTGCAGCAATATAGTTACACAACAGGTAAAAACGCGACAGATTCAGCCATGATCATCGATGCCATGGATATTTTATATGCAGGTGATGTGGATGGTTTTTGTTTGGTTTCTAGTGATAGTGATTTTACTAGGCTAGCTACTCGTTTGCGTGAAGCAAGTATGATGGTGATAGGCATTGGCGAAAAGAAAACCCCCGAACCTTTTATTGTAGCTTGCGATAGGTTCATTTACATCGAAATTTTAGAAAGAGATATTAAACCTGTTAAATCTTCTAGAAGCAGAAGCACTAAAAAAGAAGGTGTAGAAAAAATCACAAATAGGGTAGTTACACTTATAACTTCTACCATTCAAGATCTTAGTGATGACGATGGTTGGGTATTTTTAGGAGATGTAGGCAGTATGCTACAGAAAAAACAACCTAATTTCGATTCAAGGAACTATGGTTTTCAGAAGTTAACTCCACTCATAAGCTCGATAGATAATATAGAAATTGAAGAAAGAGAGCTCGAAGGCAATAGGCATAAACTCATATACGTGAAAGTAAAGGATTGATATGTAAATAGGTTAATGTAGATTTATATCAACATTTACTTTACTACATATTTATGAAGATGAAAAACTGGCTCTTAGGGCTCATTGCACTATTTTATTTAATTGGTTGTGAAAAAGAAAATCCTGATAATAAAATAGCCGAAAGACCACCAAACGTTGTTTTTATTCTTTCAGATGATCAAGGGTGGGGAGACCTAAGTTTGAGCGGTAATAAAAATTTGAGTACACCCAATATCGATGGATTAGGCAAGAATGGAGTTGTTTTCAACCATTTCTATGTGAGTCCAGTTTGCTCACCAACTAGGGCAGAAATTCTTACAGGTCGTTATGCGGTTAGAGGTGGAGTTTATTCCACATCGGCGGGAGGTGAAAGACTCGATCTAGACGAAGTTACCATTGCAGACTATTTTAAAGAAGCAGGTTATGCGACTGCCTGTTATGGTAAATGGCACAATGGAATGCAATATCCTTATCATCCCAACGGCAGGGGATTCGACGACTATTACGGGTTTTGTTCTGGCCATTGGGGAGATTATTACGATCCAATGCTAGAGAGAAACGGTCAAATAGTAAAAGGAGAAGATTTTATTATAGATGATTTTACGAATAAGGGAATCAGTTTTATTGAGCAAAATAAGGATCAACCTTTTTTTCTATACCTGCCATTTAATACGCCTCACGCACCTATGCAAGTACCAGACAAATGGTGGAATAAATTCAAAAACAAAGAATTGACAAGTCTCTATTACGATGCTGATAAAGAAGATATAGACTTTACCAGAGCGGCATTAGCAATGTGCGAGAATATCGATTGGAATGTGGGCAGAATAATGGAAACGCTGCAAAAAAATGGCTTAGAAGAAAACACAATTGTTATTTATCTATCTGATAATGGGCCAAATGGTTATCGCTGGAATTGTGGCATGAAAGGGAAAAAAGGTGATACAGATGAAGGAGGTGTGAGATCGCCTTTGGAAATGCAGTGGAAAGATCAACTCGATGCTGGCAAAGTTGTAGAAAATGTGGCTTCTTCACTCGATTTTTTGCCTACTTTACTAGATATGGCTGGTATAAAAGCACAGTTTAAAAACACGTTGGATGGTAATAGTTTAAAGCCTTTGTTATTTGCCGAGGAACAAGTAGATACAGATTTTACAAATAGAAATATTATAAGCCATTGGGCAGGTAAAACAAGTATAAGAAATCAGAAATACCGCTTAGATGCAGAGAATCGCTTATATAATATGGAAGTTGACCCAGGGCAAACAACTAACATTGCTGAATCATCTGTTGAGGTTTTTGATGAATTAAAAACGATAAAATCTAACTGGGAAACAGAAGTATTAACCGAATTGTCAGAAGTTGATACTAGAACTTTTACAGTAGGTCATCCAGATTATAATTGGTATCAGTTACCTGCGAGAGATGCTCTTGCTACGGGAAATATTATACGTTCTAACCGCTGGCCAAATTGTTCTTATTATACAAACTGGGTAAGTACTACAGATAGTATTTATTTTGAAATTGAAGTACTAGAAGAAGCTGATTTTGAGGT containing:
- a CDS encoding lactonase family protein, with the translated sequence MIVLTGGYTNKKGNEIEGGIYTFEFDEKEGTLTEKDLYPTVNPSYICVSDDNKFLYTFEEIGIDEKPKLKAFSLDKAGKLTFLNEKVIPGGAPCHITFSKDKKFLLIACYSTGNVLAFAIKADGTLGEMTGSAQHKGSSVNKSRQEGPHAHMVALDKEGKVYVCDLGLDKIKAYSLSSTGELTPLPDEDIKIAEGSGPRHMVFHPDGEHGFVINELTSTVSLLKKEGGKFKVLKDYLALDGSFSGLPTAAAIRISKKGKYVYSSDRTIQAISIFEFDADNSTLKLLTHEETGGEAPRDFNIAPSGKWLIAANQNTDNIVTFSRDKKTGLLNRKSEITDIVKPTSIVFIK
- a CDS encoding DUF7133 domain-containing protein, with the translated sequence MKKLGIIHLILFGLLSVAFAQDDSNPESEFYKIVTLPVNEGMLLEVGGMATLPDGRVALCTRRGDVYLVENATMADGEFPKYKLFASGLHEALGLAYKDNAIFVTQRGELTKLKDTNGDDIADVYETVYDWPLSGHYHEYSYGPKIMEDGSMMVTGNVAFGNEEWWRGESRVPWRGWAMKISPDGQMEPFATGMRSPCGLGVYEGEFFYTDNQGDWMGSGGIWHVKKGGFMGHPAGLSWSKEPNSPIDLTPEQFYAKIDIRQEKKDGRFIKPANIQDEENPDFLFKAKEEFPQVQLPSVWLPHGVLGISNSEIKEIKTNQFGPFKGQLLIGDQGQSKIMRVALEKVKGEYQGVAFDFRSGFQSGVLRMSWGHDGSIFVGETNRGWGSAGNTNSGLERLVWTGKVPFEMKNITAKPDGFEIEFTYPVDKKSAEDLDSYNGRNFTYKYHAVYGSPTVNDEDLKIKGVKVSEDGKKVRVVVENMRQYYVHQINVTGVTAGHGTLNLLHPTGYYTLNNIPDGDKLSSSELSTYRSSLEASAKKAAAAKKAQAAAAAKAKAKSAASAKAPTFAEIKPLLTKNTCNACHSEDKKVVGPAFKEVAKRGYSDEKIVELIYNPEPANWPGYATPMAPMPQVPKDEALKIAKWINSLD
- a CDS encoding NYN domain-containing protein, with product MKKENNLAVLIDGDNIPSNNVKEMMEEIAKYGNPTIKRIYGDWTKPQLSKWKKVLLENAINPVQQYSYTTGKNATDSAMIIDAMDILYAGDVDGFCLVSSDSDFTRLATRLREASMMVIGIGEKKTPEPFIVACDRFIYIEILERDIKPVKSSRSRSTKKEGVEKITNRVVTLITSTIQDLSDDDGWVFLGDVGSMLQKKQPNFDSRNYGFQKLTPLISSIDNIEIEERELEGNRHKLIYVKVKD
- a CDS encoding arylsulfatase, which codes for MKMKNWLLGLIALFYLIGCEKENPDNKIAERPPNVVFILSDDQGWGDLSLSGNKNLSTPNIDGLGKNGVVFNHFYVSPVCSPTRAEILTGRYAVRGGVYSTSAGGERLDLDEVTIADYFKEAGYATACYGKWHNGMQYPYHPNGRGFDDYYGFCSGHWGDYYDPMLERNGQIVKGEDFIIDDFTNKGISFIEQNKDQPFFLYLPFNTPHAPMQVPDKWWNKFKNKELTSLYYDADKEDIDFTRAALAMCENIDWNVGRIMETLQKNGLEENTIVIYLSDNGPNGYRWNCGMKGKKGDTDEGGVRSPLEMQWKDQLDAGKVVENVASSLDFLPTLLDMAGIKAQFKNTLDGNSLKPLLFAEEQVDTDFTNRNIISHWAGKTSIRNQKYRLDAENRLYNMEVDPGQTTNIAESSVEVFDELKTIKSNWETEVLTELSEVDTRTFTVGHPDYNWYQLPARDALATGNIIRSNRWPNCSYYTNWVSTTDSIYFEIEVLEEADFEVIVYYTCKEKDTGVKMDLSFKNAILDFQINDANDPPLEGESDDRYLRKVSLVKDFKPLNIGKIHLKKGIGNLVLKATEIPRKNGIDFRLLMLKKAS